One Dasypus novemcinctus isolate mDasNov1 chromosome 1, mDasNov1.1.hap2, whole genome shotgun sequence genomic window carries:
- the HNRNPDL gene encoding heterogeneous nuclear ribonucleoprotein D-like, whose translation MEVPPRLSHVPPPLFPSAPATLASRSLSHWRPRAPRQLAPLLPSLAPSSARQGARRAQRHVTAQQPSRLAGGAAIKGGRRRRPDLFRRHFKSSSIQRSAAAATGTRSARQHPPADSSATMEDMNEYSNIEEFAEGSKINASKNQQDDGKMFIGGLSWDTSKKDLTEYLSRFGEVVDCTIKTDPVTGRSRGFGFVLFKDAASVDKVLELKEHKLDGKLIDPKRAKALKGKEPPKKVFVGGLSPDTSEEQIKEYFGAFGEIENIELPMDTKTNERRGFCFITYTDEEPVKKLLESRYHQIGSGKCEIKVAQPKEVYRQQQQQQKGGRGAAAGGRGGTRGRGRGQGQNWNQGFNNYYDQGYGNYNSTYGGDQNYSGYGGYDYTGYNYGSYGYGQGYADYSGQQSTYGKASRGGGNHQNNYQPY comes from the exons ATGGAGGTCCCGCCCCGGCTTTCCCATGTGCCGCCGCCATTGTTTCCCTCCGCTCCCGCTACTTTAGCTTCCCGCAGCCTCTCCCATTGGCGGCCCCGGGCGCCGCGGCAGCTCGCCCCGCTCCTCCCTTCGCTCGCTCCCAGCTCTGCCCGGCAGGGGGCGCGCCGGGCCCAGCGCCACGTCACCGCCCAGCAGCCCTCCCGATTGGCGGGCGGGGCGGCTATAAAGGGAGGGCGCAGGCGGCGCCCGGATCTCTTCCGCCGCCATTTTAAATCCAGCTCCATACAACGCTCCGCTGCCGCCGCTACCGGGACTCGGTCTGCGCGCCAGCACCCCCCTGCCGACAGCTCCGCCACCATGGAGGACATGAACGAGTACAGCAACATAGAGGAATTCGCAGAGGGATCCAAGATAAATGCGAGCAAGAATCAGCAGGATGACGG TAAAATGTTCATTGGAGGCTTGAGCTGGGATACAAGCAAGAAAGATCTGACTGAGTATTTGTCTCGATTTGGAGAAGTTGTAGACTGCACAATTAAAACAGATCCAGTCACTGGAAGATCAAGAGGATTTGGATTTGTGCTTTTCAAAGATGCTGCTAGTGTTGATAAG gtTTTGGAACTGAAGGAACACAAACTGGATGGCAAATTGATAGACCCCAAAAGGGCGAAGGCATTAAAAGGGAAAGAACCCCCAAAAAAGGTCTTTGTAGGTGGTTTGAGCCCAGATACTTCtgaagaacaaataaaagaatattttggagCATTCGGAGAG ATTGAAAACATTGAACTTCCTATGgatacaaaaacaaatgaaagaagaggCTTTTGTTTTATCACATATACAGATGAAGAGCCAGTAAAGAAATTATTAGAGAGCAGATACCATCAGATTGGTTCTGGGAAG TGTGAAATCAAAGTTGCACAACCCAAAGAAGTATATAggcagcaacagcaacaacagaaaggagggagaggggctgCAGCTGGTGGACGAGGTGGTACTAGGGGTCGTGGACGAG GTCAGGGCCAAAACTGGAACCAAGGATTTAATAACTATTATGATCAAGGATATGGAAATTACAATAGTACCTATGGTGGTGATCAAAACTATAGTGGCTATGGCGGATATGATTATACTGGGTATAACTATGGGAGCTATGGATATGGACAGGGATATGCAGACTACAGTG GCCAACAGAGCACATATGGCAAGGCATCTCGAGGGGGTGGCAATCACCAAAACAATTACCAGCCATACTAA